The Pirellulimonas nuda genome includes a region encoding these proteins:
- the dnaJ gene encoding molecular chaperone DnaJ: MPTQRDYYEVLGVERNASEAEIASAYRKMAVLHHPDKNPGDEGAITLFKQAAEAFEVLNDPEKRSRYDRFGHAGVNGSGHAGHGFGNVEDIFSAFGDIFGDLFGGGGRRVRAGRDVRSDVTLTLHEAALGVTKRVEFERHETCATCAGSGAAKGSSRQTCGYCKGHGRVIQSAGIVRMQAVCPKCRGAGSTIDSPCRDCRGKGSRLKKVVTEVEIPAGVDDGTRVRIVGEGEPSPDGGPRGDCYCFIAVLAHPLFEREGQHLVCRIPITYTQAALGCELEVPTLQGKGEITIPPGTPSGEVFRMAGKGVADPRRRGLGDLLVQVIIEVPKKLTGEEETLLRKLAKLEHKNVAPERKSFFQSLKEYFTPDEHVGAEADE; the protein is encoded by the coding sequence ATGCCAACCCAACGCGACTACTACGAAGTCCTCGGCGTCGAGCGCAACGCGAGCGAAGCAGAGATCGCGTCTGCGTACCGCAAGATGGCGGTGCTGCACCACCCGGACAAGAACCCGGGGGACGAGGGCGCCATCACGCTGTTCAAGCAGGCGGCCGAGGCGTTCGAGGTGCTCAACGACCCCGAGAAGCGCAGCCGCTACGACCGCTTCGGCCACGCCGGGGTGAACGGGTCGGGGCACGCCGGCCACGGGTTCGGGAACGTTGAGGACATCTTCTCTGCGTTCGGCGACATCTTTGGCGACCTGTTCGGCGGCGGCGGGCGGCGTGTCCGCGCCGGTCGCGACGTGCGGAGCGACGTCACCCTCACGCTGCACGAGGCGGCGCTGGGCGTCACCAAGCGGGTCGAGTTCGAGCGGCACGAGACGTGCGCCACCTGCGCCGGCAGCGGCGCCGCCAAGGGGAGCAGCCGCCAGACCTGCGGCTACTGCAAGGGGCACGGCCGCGTGATCCAGTCGGCGGGCATCGTCCGCATGCAGGCGGTCTGCCCCAAGTGCCGCGGCGCCGGCTCGACCATCGACTCCCCCTGCCGCGACTGCCGCGGCAAGGGGTCGCGTCTGAAGAAGGTGGTGACCGAGGTCGAGATCCCGGCCGGCGTCGACGACGGCACCCGGGTCCGCATCGTCGGCGAGGGGGAACCGAGCCCCGACGGCGGCCCACGCGGCGACTGCTACTGCTTTATCGCCGTGCTCGCCCACCCGCTGTTCGAGCGTGAGGGGCAGCACCTGGTGTGCCGGATCCCCATCACCTACACGCAGGCGGCCCTGGGCTGCGAGTTGGAGGTGCCCACCCTGCAGGGCAAGGGGGAGATCACCATCCCGCCCGGCACGCCGTCGGGCGAGGTGTTCCGCATGGCCGGCAAGGGGGTCGCCGACCCACGCCGCAGGGGCTTGGGAGACCTGCTGGTTCAGGTCATCATCGAGGTCCCCAAGAAGCTCACCGGCGAAGAAGAAACCCTGCTGCGGAAGCTGGCCAAGCTAGAGCACAAGA